The genome window TCGCACTGTCGTCGACAAGGCCCAGAGGCGTGGTGAGCTCCCTTCCGAGGAACAGGTTCGCAGACGCGTCGAGATTGTCGGCGAGCGCGAGCGTCTGGTAGATCGTCTCGATATTGTAGTTGCGCGCATCCGCCGGGCTGCGGATCTCCGCACGCTCGCCATTGATGAGGATCTCGCCGGAATCGGCGCGGTAGGCCCCGGCGAGGATCTTGATCAGCGTCGATTTCCCCGCCCCGTTATGGCCCAAAAGGCCCACGACCTCGCCGGGAAAGAGGTCGATCGACACCCGGTCGACCGCCTGCACGCCCCCGAACGCGATCGAGATCTCCCGCATCGAGACCAGCGGCGTGCCCGACCGGTCGACGCTGGACGACTTCGTTGTCTCGGTCATGGTCTCAGCCCTCCACGCGGCGGCGATAGATGATGTCGATGAGCACGGCGAGCACGAGGACCGTTCCCACGACGATGTTCTGCAGGGGCGCATCGACACCGACCATGGCCATGCCCGATTGCAGCGACTGCATGATGAGCGCACCGAGGATCGCGCCGTAGATCGTGCCGACCCCGCCGGCCAGGGCGGTTCCCCCGATCACCGCCGCGGCGATGACGCGAAGTTCGTCCAGCGTGCCGATATCGTTCGAATGGAACGTCAGGCGCGCCGAGGCGACCATCGCGGCGATGGCGACGAGCATCCCCATCAGCGCAAAGACCTTGACCGTCAGCTTGCGCGTGTTGATCCCCGACAGCTCTGCCGCGTCGGGGTTGCCGCCGGTCGCGAAGATGTAGCGCCCGAAGCGCGTCTTGCGGGCGATGACCGTCATGGCGATGGCCACGCCGATGAGCAGCAGCACCGAGATCGGCAGGCCGTAGGCGGCGGAGTAGCCTTCCGGCATCTCGATCCCCTGCGCGGCGAAATTGCGCTCGAGCACGCGGACGGGAATCTCGTAGGCGTTGAGGATCGCGATGAACCCGAGGATCGCCACCACGAAGATCGCTCCGGTCAGGATTTCGGCCCAGATCGGCTTGACGGGAAAATCGTGGCGCAGCTTGGCGCGGCGCGCCGACACGACGGCCAGGATCGCGGCCGCGGCGGCGATCAGCCCGACGACCCATGACATGGTCGAGCCCAGCGTCCCGTTGATCCCGCCGAAAAGCTGGAACGTCTCGTTGAGCGGACCGATCGTCTGCCCGTTCGTCAGGTACCAGGCCACGTTGCGCCAGACCAGCAGACCGCCCAGCGTCACGATGAAGGACGGAACGCCCAGATAGCCCACGATGAAGCCCTGGAACCCGCCGATGGCCGCACCGACCACAAGGCCCGCGACGATGGCGATCACGGCGAGCATCGGATGGCCGAGCGGCAGGCCCAGCAGATCCACGGCCCAGGATGTCTGGGTCATCGCCATGACGGCCGAACAGGTCGCGAGCAGCGCGCCCACGGCAAGGTCGATGTGACGGGTCACGATGATGAACACCATGCCCGTCGCCATGATCGCGACCGACACGGTCTGGATCGTCAGGTTGAAGATGTTGCGCGGCGTGATGAACTGGCCGCCCGTCATCACGTTGAAGAGCAGACAGATCAGGATGAACGCACCGACCATGCCCAGAAGCCTGAGGTCGAGTTCGAGCTGACTGAAGAAACTGCGGCGGGGGCCGGTGTGACCGGGCGTGTCGCCGCGATCCGTTGTCGCGTCACTCATGCGGATGAGGCTCCTCGACGAAGATGGAATATGGACGGAGAGCCGCCCGGTCGATGCCGGGCGGCCGTGTCGAGCAGGTCGCGTCGACGATCAGTTGCAGGGGGCCGGACCGCCGCTCACGCCCTGGCAGAGCTCTTCCTGGCTGATCCAGCCCGCATCGACGATGACCTCGAGATTGTCCTGAGTGACCGGAACCGGCTCGAGGAATTCGGCCCAGAGCGTCGTGCCAGCGGGCGAGGTCCATTCCTCGGCACCCTCGAGCTCGGACATCTCGGTGCCCGACGCGAGTTCGAGCGCGATCTCCCCCGCCCGCTTGCCGAGGTCGCGGCTGTCCTTCCAGACGCTGACCGTCTGCGTGCCCTGGGCGATGCGGTTCAGCGCCGCGAAATCGGCATCCTGCCCCGAGACGGGGATCCCCTCCATGCCCTGCGCCGTGAGGGCCGCGACCGCGCCGCCCGCGGTGCCGTCGTTCGAGGCCACGACCGCATCGACCTCGTTGCCGGTCTGGGTCAGGATCTGCTCCATGTTGCGCTGCGCGTTGGCCGGAAGCCACTGATCGGTATAGGCCTCGCCGACGATGGTGATGTCGCCCGCGTCGATCGCCGATTGCAGGACCTCCTGCTGCCCTTCGCGCAGGAAATCCGCGTTGGGATCGGTGGGCGAGCCCTTGATCATCACGTAGTTGCCCTCGGGCTGCTGCTCGAGCACGGCGCGCGCCTGCATCCGGCCGACCTCGATATTGTCGAAGGTCAGGTAGAAGGCGCGGTCGTCCTCGATCAGGCGGTCATAGGCCACGACGGGGATGCCCGCATCGTAGGCGGCCTGCACCGCGGGGATGATGGCCTGCGTGTCCTGCGCGAGGATCACGAGCGCGTCGACACCCTGCGAGATCAGCGACTCGACGTCCGACAGCTGCTTGGCGGAGGAGGATTGAGCGTCGGCCGACACGTATTCGGCACCGGCATCCTCGAGCGCGGAGCGGATCGCGGCCTCGTCGGTCTTCCAGCGTTCCTCCTGGAAGTTCGACCAGCTCACGCCGACGGTCATGCCGTCCTGCGCGAAGGCCACGGAAGTGAGCGATGTCGACAGCGCGGCGGCCGCAAGAAGTGAAAGACGCATGTATTCCTCCCAAGGATCCTTGCACTGCCGACGATCCGGCAGGCGATGATGCCAGCGCAAGATGCCGCCACTTACTTCGCCTGTCAAAATAATTCCTTCCGTAGATCGCGATATTCGTTAATCTCGGCCCGACCGGATCCGCTGCACCGCCGCAATTCGTGGATAATCCGGTCGAGGGAGCGGAATTTTCTATGGGTGGTGAAAAAATTGCGTTGGCCATGCCGCAAGCGGTCGCAGGTCGCGTCGGATGCGGTCCGCTGCTGCGGGCGAGGGCCGGAACCGGCGATGCGACGGCCCCGCTGCGCCAGCAGATCTTCGAATCGGTGCGTGCCGAGGGCACGATCAGCCGGGCCGAGATCGCCCGGACGCTCGGCGTCTCGCCCGGATCGGTAACGTCGGCCGCGACGGAGCTTCTCTCCGCCGGCTATCTGGAGGAAACCCATGCCCCCCCGCGCGACAGCGAGGGAACGGGCCGTGGCCGCCCCCCCGTCGCGCTGGCCGTGCGTCCGGGCGCGGGCCTCGTCGCGGGCATCAAGCTCAGCGAGACGGCCAATTCGGCGGTCCTCCACGATTTCGCGGGCGGCCCCGTCGCGCAGATCTCCGAGCCCGGAACCGGACGCGCGGTTCCGCCCGCGGCCCTCGCACGGATCGTCGCGCGCCTCGTCGATGCGGCCCTCGCGCAGGCCGGCCGCGAGCGGCACGAGCTCGACGCGCTCGGGATCGGGATGCCTGGTTTCGTCGACAGCGCGGCCGGCAACGTCCACTGGTCGACCCTGATCGACCGGCGCAACGTGCCGCTGCGCGACGTGCTCGAGCGCAAGCTCGGCCTGCCCGTCACGGTCGACAACGACGCCAATCTCCTGACGCTGGCCGAGCTCTGGTTCGGCGACGGACGCGAGGTCTCGACCTTCGCCGTCGTCACGATCGAACATGGCGTCGGCATGGGCATCGTGCTCGACAACCGGGTCTTTCGCGGGGCACGCGGTCTCGGGACCGAGCTCGGCCATATCAAGGTGCAGCTCGACGGCGCGCTCTGCCGCTGCGGCCAGCGCGGCTGCCTCGAGGCCTATGTCGCCGATTACGCGCTGGTGCGCGAGGCCTCCACCGCGCTCGACTGGTCGATGACGGACGGCCTCGA of Palleronia sp. LCG004 contains these proteins:
- a CDS encoding sugar ABC transporter permease: MSDATTDRGDTPGHTGPRRSFFSQLELDLRLLGMVGAFILICLLFNVMTGGQFITPRNIFNLTIQTVSVAIMATGMVFIIVTRHIDLAVGALLATCSAVMAMTQTSWAVDLLGLPLGHPMLAVIAIVAGLVVGAAIGGFQGFIVGYLGVPSFIVTLGGLLVWRNVAWYLTNGQTIGPLNETFQLFGGINGTLGSTMSWVVGLIAAAAAILAVVSARRAKLRHDFPVKPIWAEILTGAIFVVAILGFIAILNAYEIPVRVLERNFAAQGIEMPEGYSAAYGLPISVLLLIGVAIAMTVIARKTRFGRYIFATGGNPDAAELSGINTRKLTVKVFALMGMLVAIAAMVASARLTFHSNDIGTLDELRVIAAAVIGGTALAGGVGTIYGAILGALIMQSLQSGMAMVGVDAPLQNIVVGTVLVLAVLIDIIYRRRVEG
- the xylF gene encoding D-xylose ABC transporter substrate-binding protein: MRLSLLAAAALSTSLTSVAFAQDGMTVGVSWSNFQEERWKTDEAAIRSALEDAGAEYVSADAQSSSAKQLSDVESLISQGVDALVILAQDTQAIIPAVQAAYDAGIPVVAYDRLIEDDRAFYLTFDNIEVGRMQARAVLEQQPEGNYVMIKGSPTDPNADFLREGQQEVLQSAIDAGDITIVGEAYTDQWLPANAQRNMEQILTQTGNEVDAVVASNDGTAGGAVAALTAQGMEGIPVSGQDADFAALNRIAQGTQTVSVWKDSRDLGKRAGEIALELASGTEMSELEGAEEWTSPAGTTLWAEFLEPVPVTQDNLEVIVDAGWISQEELCQGVSGGPAPCN
- a CDS encoding ROK family protein, with protein sequence MPQAVAGRVGCGPLLRARAGTGDATAPLRQQIFESVRAEGTISRAEIARTLGVSPGSVTSAATELLSAGYLEETHAPPRDSEGTGRGRPPVALAVRPGAGLVAGIKLSETANSAVLHDFAGGPVAQISEPGTGRAVPPAALARIVARLVDAALAQAGRERHELDALGIGMPGFVDSAAGNVHWSTLIDRRNVPLRDVLERKLGLPVTVDNDANLLTLAELWFGDGREVSTFAVVTIEHGVGMGIVLDNRVFRGARGLGTELGHIKVQLDGALCRCGQRGCLEAYVADYALVREASTALDWSMTDGLDASTILARLHEEAKAGNAAARSIFRRAGRFLAVGLANVVNLFDPELIILSGERMEYDFLYADEVLAEMIHAAIHVDRPPPRVEIHAWGDLIWARGAAALALGQLTSLRLGSAGGLETV